One genomic window of Mercenaria mercenaria strain notata chromosome 2, MADL_Memer_1, whole genome shotgun sequence includes the following:
- the LOC123562559 gene encoding uncharacterized protein LOC123562559 encodes MAVNIKFLFADVLVILLPLAIASDSTNIGTTNGLNEVGVLLNHLQTTEAVVQKLLRRVELLETRNEAQQQTIQNHQIRIEHLESRDIDQQQLILNLRSELVVEGQRTSSLERFRERIGKVACQSEDKKNRVSQTEKKPGKGLPTQTRKVVLNQTYTEENNPGDLKTKGYDLRKRIRRADNEKNIAFFATLTNHLEHVGVQQTFVFDHVVTNLGHSYNSYNGNFIIPVSGTYVFSATLVSEHHYSSHSHFTVNGQAISFMYVSGSEAGFDTTSQMIVVKLQKGDDVCIRNIDAHKSYLGGHYNTFSGFLLRQDVSETVVVGKK; translated from the exons ATGGCAGTGAACATAAAGTTTTTATTTGCGGACGTTTTGGTAATACTTTTGCCACTGGCCATTGCTAGCGATTCTACAAACATTGGCACAACAAATGGCTTGAACGAGGTAGGTGTTCTACTAAATCATCTCCAAACTACAGAAGCAGTTGTTCAGAAACTTCTCAGACGTGTTGAACTGTTAGAAACTCGGAACGAGGCTCAACAACAAACGATTCAGAACCATCAAATTCGTATCGAGCATTTGGAGTCTCGGGACATCGACCAACAGCAGCTCATTCTGAACCTCCGAAGTGAGCTTGTTGTTGAAGGGCAGCGCACAAGCTCCCTCGAACGATTCAGAGAACGAATCGGCAAAGTTGCTTGTCAATCTGAAGACAAGAAAAATAGAGTCAGCCAAACAGAGAAAAAGCCTGGCAAAGGTCTACCCACCCAGACGAGAAAAGTCGTTTTGAACCAGACATATACAGAAGAAAACAATCCGGGAGATCTAAAAACCAAGGGATATG ATCTGCGCAAAAGAATTCGGAGAGCAGATAATGAGAAAAATATTGCTTTCTTTGCCACTTTGACCAACCACCTTGAACACGTCGGGGTACAGCAGACATTTGTCTTCGACCACGTAGTAACTAACCTCGGCCACAGCTACAATAGCTACAACGGTAATTTTATCATCCCAGTGTCAGGAACATACGTGTTTTCGGCGACGCTGGTCTCCGAACACCATTATAGCTCGCATTCACATTTCACAGTAAACGGACAAGCTATTAGTTTTATGTACGTTAGTGGTTCAGAAGCCGGATTCGATACTACCAGCCAGATGATAGTGGTAAAACTGCAAAAGGGAGATGATGTATGTATCCGCAATATTGATGCCCATAAATCTTATCTTGGAGGTCATTACAACACTTTCTCTGGGTTCCTTCTACGACAGGACGTCTCGGAGACGGTTGTTGTCGGaaagaaataa